A genomic region of uncultured Treponema sp. contains the following coding sequences:
- a CDS encoding N-acetylmuramoyl-L-alanine amidase, with translation MKIKSFVFFLLLIFPFSVFSQGAKVDFLQNVQKSGISFYWDPLTSSGLLEKNGHRISFRAGDTFFLQDYKTLVQEDAPSFENGKLVSSQSFFNLAENFFKLQSSEAPYKIGAILIDPGHGGKDPGASSSHVSDGKKIKVVEKDINLKVGLKLRDYLKKAYPEKNILMTRSTDVFLTLSQRTEIANSVKLKDNEAILYVSVHVNSSLSEKVTGYEVWYLSPGYRRQVLNSKSVNEDASILPILNSMTEEEYTTESILMAKFIMNGISAQVGTLSNSRGIKEEEWFVVRNSKMPSVLIELGFLTNKKEGLLLNDDKYLQKLSLGIYNGLQEFVTNFERTRGFTGN, from the coding sequence ATGAAAATTAAAAGTTTTGTTTTTTTTCTGCTTTTGATTTTTCCATTTTCAGTTTTTTCTCAAGGCGCAAAAGTCGATTTTCTTCAGAATGTGCAGAAATCTGGAATTTCCTTTTACTGGGATCCGCTGACTTCTTCCGGGCTTCTTGAAAAAAACGGGCACAGAATTTCGTTCAGGGCAGGCGACACATTTTTTCTTCAGGATTACAAAACTCTTGTGCAGGAAGACGCTCCTTCATTTGAAAACGGAAAGCTTGTTTCTTCCCAGTCATTTTTCAACCTTGCTGAAAATTTCTTTAAATTGCAGAGTTCGGAAGCTCCTTATAAAATCGGCGCGATTCTTATTGATCCGGGACACGGCGGAAAAGATCCGGGCGCAAGTTCAAGCCATGTTTCAGACGGAAAAAAAATCAAGGTTGTTGAAAAAGACATAAATTTAAAAGTCGGACTTAAGCTCCGTGATTATCTTAAAAAAGCTTATCCTGAAAAAAATATTCTTATGACTCGCAGCACGGATGTTTTCCTTACACTTTCTCAGCGCACCGAAATTGCAAATTCAGTAAAGCTAAAAGATAACGAAGCGATTCTTTATGTTTCTGTCCACGTAAATTCCAGCCTTAGCGAAAAAGTTACCGGCTATGAAGTCTGGTATCTTTCTCCGGGATACCGCCGTCAGGTTTTGAATTCCAAGTCAGTGAATGAGGACGCTTCGATTCTGCCGATTTTGAACAGCATGACAGAAGAGGAATACACAACTGAATCAATTCTGATGGCAAAGTTTATAATGAACGGAATTTCAGCTCAGGTTGGAACTTTGAGCAATTCACGCGGAATAAAAGAAGAGGAGTGGTTTGTCGTCAGAAATTCAAAAATGCCGAGCGTCCTTATAGAACTTGGTTTCCTTACAAACAAAAAAGAAGGCTTGCTTTTGAACGATGACAAGTACTTGCAGAAACTGTCGCTTGGAATATATAATGGGCTTCAAGAATTTGTTACGAATTTTGAGCGGACCCGCGGATTTACAGGAAACTAA
- the xseA gene encoding exodeoxyribonuclease VII large subunit, giving the protein MQNESKKDNALTVSQLTELIKTMLEGSFQNIILKGEISNYKPSSSGHLYFSLKDSDSQISAVMFRGAASALNFIPKDGMLVQVRGKITVYGPRGNYQIQVSSMIEAGAGNIMEMIELRKRKLAAEGLFDSARKRQIPFFPKTIGVVTSPNGAALRDILNIRRRRNDKVSVIVFPAIVQGENAADTIEHMIKVANEYNMCDVLIVGRGGGSLEDLLPFSEEKVVRAIAKSKIPVISAVGHEIDWALSDFAADVRAPTPSAAAEIAIPRKSDIESNIENFKSILFSEIQNKTNSLRLMLRNFDPENMRTRLQNIEQKYSERFDKAFDSMKDAMENIIKDRRIKIKLCLQNLENCNPQNIFDRGYSMVCDENGKIIRKSSELSSGAKIKIRPAEGLIFATVDKIN; this is encoded by the coding sequence ATGCAAAACGAATCAAAAAAAGACAACGCTCTAACAGTCTCGCAGCTGACGGAACTTATAAAGACAATGCTTGAAGGCTCTTTTCAAAATATAATTTTAAAAGGAGAAATTTCAAACTATAAGCCAAGCTCATCCGGGCATCTTTATTTTTCGCTTAAAGATTCAGACAGCCAGATTTCAGCGGTAATGTTCAGAGGAGCGGCTTCTGCATTGAATTTCATTCCAAAAGACGGAATGCTTGTTCAAGTAAGAGGAAAAATAACAGTCTACGGCCCGCGCGGAAATTATCAGATTCAAGTTTCGTCAATGATTGAAGCCGGAGCCGGAAACATAATGGAAATGATTGAACTGCGGAAAAGAAAACTTGCCGCAGAAGGACTTTTTGATTCAGCAAGAAAACGTCAGATTCCATTTTTTCCAAAAACTATCGGAGTTGTTACAAGTCCAAACGGAGCAGCTCTGCGTGACATTTTAAATATAAGACGACGCAGAAATGACAAAGTAAGCGTCATTGTTTTTCCTGCGATAGTGCAAGGCGAAAATGCCGCGGACACAATCGAACACATGATAAAAGTTGCAAACGAATATAATATGTGCGATGTTTTGATTGTCGGAAGAGGCGGAGGTTCTTTAGAAGATTTGCTTCCGTTCAGTGAAGAAAAAGTTGTGCGTGCAATTGCAAAATCAAAGATTCCCGTAATCTCTGCGGTCGGACACGAAATTGACTGGGCGTTAAGCGATTTTGCGGCGGACGTAAGAGCACCAACACCAAGCGCGGCGGCGGAAATTGCAATTCCAAGAAAATCCGACATAGAAAGCAATATTGAAAATTTCAAATCAATTCTTTTTTCGGAAATTCAAAACAAAACAAATTCTTTGCGACTTATGCTAAGAAATTTCGATCCTGAAAATATGCGGACCAGATTGCAAAATATCGAGCAAAAATATTCAGAAAGATTTGACAAAGCGTTTGACTCAATGAAAGACGCAATGGAGAACATAATAAAAGATAGAAGAATAAAAATAAAACTTTGCCTGCAAAATTTGGAAAACTGCAATCCGCAGAATATTTTCGACAGAGGATATTCTATGGTTTGCGATGAAAATGGAAAAATAATAAGAAAGTCATCGGAACTTTCCAGCGGCGCAAAAATAAAAATCAGGCCGGCGGAAGGATTGATTTTCGCAACTGTTGATAAAATAAATTAA
- a CDS encoding GerMN domain-containing protein, whose amino-acid sequence MNRKSKINIFAFVFAGVFFGSLIVSGAAFYFYKYHCRQIFYFESYDSSRICTETRYSEKKSGDEEIKAFVDDLLLGPMTNRFKFLFSPGTRTEFCFSNGKELYVGLSKQALFVNSETFNMKQNVSLLRKNIVKNFTNINKIYIYIDGKPVFSEN is encoded by the coding sequence TTGAATAGAAAATCAAAAATAAATATTTTCGCGTTTGTTTTTGCAGGCGTTTTCTTTGGCTCGCTGATTGTTTCGGGCGCGGCTTTTTATTTTTACAAGTACCATTGCAGGCAGATTTTTTATTTTGAATCCTATGATTCAAGCCGAATTTGCACAGAAACTCGTTATTCAGAAAAAAAGAGCGGCGATGAGGAAATAAAAGCTTTTGTTGACGACCTTTTGCTTGGACCGATGACAAACCGCTTTAAATTTCTTTTTTCTCCCGGAACAAGAACTGAATTCTGTTTTTCAAACGGAAAAGAGCTTTACGTTGGACTTTCAAAGCAGGCTCTTTTTGTCAATTCAGAAACATTTAATATGAAACAAAATGTTTCGTTGTTAAGAAAAAATATTGTGAAGAATTTCACAAATATCAATAAAATTTATATATATATCGATGGAAAGCCAGTATTTTCGGAAAATTAG
- the mutL gene encoding DNA mismatch repair endonuclease MutL, which produces MIEQRRVKILNAEVARKIAAGEVIDKPCAIVREFMDNAVDSGATRIRVEISSGGIEKVRVIDNGCGMSKEDLIQCAHPHATSKISTETDLLSLSTLGFRGEALSSIAAVSRLEIKSGGWKMNASVTEDHIIEPCASTEGTIAQSSGLFENFPARRQFLKRPASEGIQCRTIFEEKILPRPDIAFTFVNDGEEKLLLPAGQSLKERFVQTNEFFESSDLFYELKHEDSEKNFSFTLIIGEPSVARTSRKDIFIYVNGRKIQEYSLVQAIVYGTQGYFPNGTFPVACLFVEMNPALVDFNIHPAKREARFKDINALHHAVSSTTRNFFKQYTVKSMLVQNAEDKTEDALSNEFSFNSSTEKNNFVEENFSHQNNIPKINSIYSDVKRGNPRTNFSSGGTRQSFFKTKTSQDFFHPTKPNYVPEISSENFSEYEKGFHFAGCVLGTFIIAEKNETLYIIDQHAAHERMIYNQIMAEAGQKQSLLVPYIVQTDSAADDNFIRAIKDKLEEAGFSCKDCGNGKWEFSTVPIRWKGTEADLKKDVLDRRVNPADMINAVAASTACRSAVMDGTVLDEETAKKIAKGALELPDPHCPHGRPVYTTITRQQLFALVKRT; this is translated from the coding sequence ATGATAGAACAAAGACGCGTAAAAATTCTCAATGCAGAAGTTGCAAGAAAAATTGCCGCTGGGGAAGTCATAGACAAACCATGCGCTATTGTCCGCGAATTTATGGACAATGCAGTTGACAGCGGCGCAACAAGAATCAGAGTTGAAATTTCTAGCGGCGGAATTGAAAAAGTCAGAGTCATAGACAATGGCTGCGGAATGTCAAAAGAAGATTTGATTCAATGCGCACATCCACATGCAACAAGCAAAATTTCAACAGAAACAGATTTGCTTAGTCTTTCAACTTTAGGATTCAGAGGCGAAGCGCTTTCTTCAATTGCAGCAGTTAGCCGTTTGGAAATAAAAAGCGGCGGCTGGAAAATGAACGCTTCTGTAACGGAAGATCACATTATAGAGCCGTGCGCTTCAACAGAAGGAACAATAGCGCAGTCATCAGGTCTTTTTGAAAATTTTCCTGCCAGAAGACAGTTTTTAAAAAGACCTGCTTCAGAAGGAATTCAGTGCAGAACAATTTTTGAAGAAAAAATTCTTCCACGGCCTGACATTGCCTTTACTTTTGTAAATGACGGCGAAGAAAAACTTTTACTTCCCGCAGGACAATCCTTAAAAGAAAGATTCGTTCAGACAAATGAATTTTTTGAAAGCAGCGATTTATTTTATGAGTTGAAGCATGAAGACTCTGAAAAAAATTTTTCATTTACGCTGATTATTGGAGAGCCTTCTGTTGCAAGAACTTCCCGAAAAGATATTTTCATTTACGTGAACGGAAGAAAAATTCAAGAATATTCTCTTGTGCAAGCCATTGTCTACGGAACACAGGGATATTTTCCAAACGGAACTTTTCCAGTCGCCTGTCTTTTTGTAGAAATGAATCCTGCGCTTGTAGACTTCAACATTCATCCTGCAAAACGTGAAGCTAGATTCAAAGACATAAATGCGCTTCACCATGCAGTAAGCTCAACAACAAGAAATTTTTTCAAGCAGTATACTGTAAAATCAATGCTTGTTCAAAATGCAGAAGATAAAACAGAAGACGCGCTTTCAAATGAATTTTCTTTTAATTCTAGCACTGAAAAAAATAATTTTGTTGAAGAAAATTTTTCTCATCAAAATAATATTCCAAAAATAAATTCAATTTATTCTGATGTAAAGCGCGGAAATCCTAGGACAAATTTTTCATCAGGCGGAACAAGACAATCTTTCTTTAAAACAAAAACTTCGCAAGATTTTTTTCATCCGACGAAACCGAATTACGTTCCAGAAATCAGCAGCGAAAATTTTTCAGAATATGAAAAAGGATTTCATTTTGCAGGCTGTGTTCTTGGAACTTTTATCATTGCAGAAAAAAATGAAACACTTTATATAATCGATCAGCACGCCGCCCACGAAAGAATGATTTATAATCAAATCATGGCAGAGGCAGGACAAAAACAATCGCTTCTAGTTCCATACATTGTGCAGACAGATTCCGCCGCTGATGACAATTTTATCCGCGCAATAAAAGACAAACTTGAAGAAGCCGGATTTTCATGCAAAGACTGCGGAAATGGAAAATGGGAATTTTCAACAGTTCCAATAAGATGGAAAGGCACAGAAGCAGATTTAAAAAAAGATGTGCTTGACCGGCGGGTAAATCCTGCGGACATGATAAATGCAGTTGCCGCATCCACAGCATGCAGAAGCGCAGTTATGGACGGAACAGTTCTAGATGAAGAGACTGCAAAAAAAATTGCAAAAGGCGCACTTGAATTGCCAGATCCGCACTGCCCGCACGGACGGCCTGTATACACAACGATTACAAGACAGCAACTTTTTGCGCTTGTAAAGCGGACATAA
- a CDS encoding ATP-grasp domain-containing protein: protein MNDRYILILGAGLMQRPSIEAAKELGYKALVIDANPDAVCVPFADRFEKIDLKDTDAIVDFALSLGKNLCAVFTAGTDFSAPVSLACQKCGFVSHSFESAMNASNKILMRECFKKNKIPSPDFFEADENYINLFQNNKTPEIHFPKVVKPVDNMGARGCRLVRNKDEFLPALKDAVCFSRTKKAIVEDFMEGPEFSIDALVVNGKVIVAGFADRHIFFEPYFVELGHSMPSEVSENQKQEIIKVFTDAAHALGLTNGVAKGDVKYTKQGPMIGEIAARLSGGYMSGWTFPYSSGFELTKEAMKIALGIPSDFSNITEIPSTKFSHERAFISIPGKIKKIYGEEKAWASPFVKNIFFRVKEGSEVDFPRNNVEKCGNVISSSKERELSKKGAESSVAQIVLRLEPKNPQTENFLSGIELPQEKGFPFSAFCFNSKDEKFLAELEQIPFIEKNQPAQNFVPESIKNFMEMRDWNFRTIKDTLFLFDKISPEHPRLDSKKFWCCLLRAGIQGILYYSDSVQLEEK, encoded by the coding sequence ATGAATGACCGTTATATTTTGATTTTGGGCGCAGGATTAATGCAGCGTCCTTCAATAGAAGCAGCAAAAGAACTTGGCTACAAAGCTCTTGTAATAGATGCGAATCCAGACGCAGTTTGTGTTCCGTTTGCAGATCGCTTTGAAAAAATAGATTTAAAAGATACGGACGCAATTGTTGATTTTGCTTTGTCTTTGGGAAAAAATCTTTGCGCGGTTTTTACAGCCGGAACGGATTTTTCAGCTCCAGTTTCTCTTGCTTGCCAAAAATGCGGATTTGTTTCTCACAGTTTTGAATCGGCGATGAATGCCAGCAATAAAATTCTTATGCGTGAATGCTTTAAGAAAAACAAAATTCCTTCTCCTGATTTTTTTGAAGCCGATGAAAATTATATAAATTTATTTCAGAATAACAAAACTCCAGAAATTCATTTTCCAAAAGTTGTAAAGCCAGTGGACAATATGGGAGCGCGCGGATGCCGGCTTGTTAGAAATAAAGATGAATTTCTTCCGGCTTTAAAAGACGCAGTTTGTTTTTCCCGCACAAAAAAAGCTATTGTTGAAGATTTTATGGAAGGCCCTGAATTTTCAATTGACGCGCTTGTTGTAAACGGAAAAGTTATCGTTGCCGGATTTGCAGACCGTCATATTTTTTTTGAGCCGTATTTTGTTGAGCTTGGACATTCAATGCCTTCTGAAGTTTCAGAAAATCAAAAGCAGGAAATTATAAAAGTTTTTACAGATGCGGCTCATGCGCTCGGACTTACAAACGGAGTTGCAAAGGGAGACGTAAAATATACAAAGCAAGGTCCGATGATTGGCGAAATTGCGGCGAGACTTTCCGGCGGATATATGTCGGGCTGGACTTTTCCTTATTCATCAGGATTTGAGCTTACAAAAGAAGCAATGAAAATCGCGTTGGGAATTCCTTCTGACTTTTCAAATATTACAGAAATTCCTTCTACGAAATTCAGCCATGAAAGAGCGTTCATTTCAATTCCCGGAAAAATAAAAAAAATATACGGCGAAGAAAAAGCTTGGGCTTCTCCATTTGTAAAAAATATTTTTTTCAGAGTAAAAGAGGGAAGTGAAGTTGATTTTCCGCGGAACAATGTTGAAAAATGCGGAAACGTCATATCGTCGTCAAAAGAACGAGAGCTTTCAAAAAAAGGCGCAGAATCCTCCGTTGCCCAAATTGTTCTTCGATTGGAGCCGAAGAATCCGCAGACTGAAAATTTTCTTTCTGGCATTGAACTTCCGCAGGAAAAAGGATTTCCATTCAGCGCGTTTTGCTTCAATTCAAAAGATGAAAAATTTCTGGCCGAGCTTGAGCAGATTCCTTTCATTGAAAAAAATCAACCTGCGCAAAATTTTGTTCCAGAAAGCATAAAAAATTTTATGGAAATGCGCGATTGGAATTTCAGAACAATAAAAGATACGCTTTTTCTTTTTGATAAAATTTCACCTGAGCATCCGCGGCTTGATTCCAAAAAATTCTGGTGCTGCCTTTTGCGTGCCGGCATTCAAGGAATTTTGTATTATTCAGATTCTGTTCAGCTGGAGGAAAAATGA
- a CDS encoding methyltransferase domain-containing protein: MNLKKIKEGIKKIVTGKKRVVVIVQCRLSSTRLPRKALLPLGGKTILEWTLASMKKVEASKYFLAVDEKSGKELVPIAKKCGWDFYAGSQSDVLDRFCNVIKISKADVVLRATADNPFLFYEAAQKLVDEYFSREKNSPVDYITFSGLPHGSGVEVFNADSLLEAASETDLPYDHEHVGPALYNHSEKYICAFVKAPQEFYYPDYRTTVDTFSDYKRALRIVKKISNKKIPSEPYSTTEILSALSFPAVKNPVLLIPSVKKGHGTGHLRRCLELAISNGWDIFIPDDADLTQRLDLIEDARKNGLDDFQIVNNISDLSEYCLAITDLFFADNNFIRSIASKIPVASIDEGNCDNDYAEYLFDIIPSLKSNRNVNYYNPAFIPLPEKKRASFPAKINNALICIGGEDPANLLLKSAVALAKNNVHVLAVASSKEKVFETEKNIPEDLKKYITVSSPIENLKEELFKYELVVTHFGFTAFEAAGANCAVILLGTTPLHIRLAIANGFKCLAPKKINQKNFKNLLIQPENLLVKNKVEASESLASFTKKLSLGSHFECPVCKTGEGFKNKIVARNKNRTYRRCSNCGMIYMSWTLSEFQTEYNHAYFFEDYKKQYGKTYLDDFDSIKSVCLRRISIIDFFYRLANRISKNVPSVLDIGCAMGPFLSAANDSGWQVFGADISQSAVEYVQQTLNFPASCVSFPDVDFVSEFGIEKFDAVTMWYVIEHFKNLDSVLKKISEIVKDGGIFAFSTPSASGVSGKYSSDDFYEKSPADHYTIWEIKCARKILKKYGFKIVKVVSTGIHPERFPLAKKMKWTSNSLPMKFLADLCKLFKLGDTFEVYCKKIKS; encoded by the coding sequence ATGAATTTAAAAAAAATAAAAGAAGGAATTAAAAAAATTGTTACTGGAAAAAAACGTGTCGTTGTAATTGTCCAGTGCCGTTTGTCTTCCACAAGACTTCCTCGAAAAGCCCTTTTGCCTCTTGGCGGAAAAACAATTCTTGAATGGACTTTAGCTTCAATGAAAAAAGTTGAGGCTTCAAAATATTTTCTTGCGGTCGATGAAAAAAGCGGAAAAGAACTAGTGCCTATTGCAAAAAAATGCGGCTGGGATTTTTACGCTGGCTCTCAATCTGATGTGCTTGATAGATTTTGCAATGTTATAAAAATTTCCAAAGCTGATGTTGTTTTACGAGCGACTGCTGATAATCCATTTTTATTTTATGAGGCTGCACAAAAACTTGTTGATGAATATTTTTCAAGAGAAAAAAATTCTCCTGTTGACTACATTACATTTTCTGGACTTCCTCATGGCTCTGGAGTTGAAGTGTTCAATGCGGACTCTTTGCTTGAAGCGGCATCAGAAACCGACTTGCCTTATGACCATGAGCATGTAGGTCCTGCACTTTACAATCATTCTGAAAAATATATTTGCGCATTTGTAAAAGCACCGCAGGAATTTTATTATCCAGATTATCGGACTACAGTTGATACTTTTTCTGACTATAAAAGAGCCTTAAGAATTGTAAAGAAAATTTCTAATAAGAAAATTCCATCAGAGCCTTATTCTACAACTGAAATTTTATCTGCGCTTTCATTTCCTGCTGTGAAAAATCCTGTCCTTTTAATTCCGTCTGTAAAGAAAGGTCACGGAACCGGACATTTAAGAAGATGTCTTGAACTTGCAATTTCAAATGGCTGGGATATTTTTATTCCAGATGACGCTGATTTAACCCAACGTTTGGATTTGATTGAAGATGCGCGCAAAAACGGACTTGATGATTTTCAGATTGTAAATAATATTTCGGATTTGTCTGAATATTGTCTTGCAATTACAGATTTGTTTTTTGCTGATAATAATTTTATTCGTTCCATTGCATCAAAAATTCCTGTTGCAAGCATTGATGAGGGAAACTGCGACAATGACTATGCTGAATATCTTTTTGATATAATTCCTTCTTTAAAATCAAACCGAAATGTAAATTACTACAATCCGGCTTTTATTCCTTTGCCAGAAAAAAAACGCGCTTCTTTTCCTGCAAAAATAAACAATGCGCTGATTTGCATTGGCGGAGAAGATCCTGCAAATCTTCTTTTAAAATCTGCTGTTGCGCTTGCAAAAAATAATGTTCATGTTTTGGCAGTTGCGTCTTCAAAAGAAAAAGTTTTTGAAACAGAAAAAAATATTCCAGAAGATTTAAAAAAATATATAACTGTTTCTTCGCCAATAGAAAATTTAAAAGAGGAGCTTTTTAAATATGAGCTTGTTGTTACACACTTTGGTTTTACTGCTTTTGAAGCTGCTGGAGCAAATTGCGCTGTAATTCTTTTGGGAACAACACCTTTGCATATTCGCCTTGCAATTGCAAATGGATTTAAATGCCTTGCTCCTAAAAAAATAAATCAGAAAAATTTCAAAAATCTTTTAATCCAGCCTGAAAATCTTTTAGTAAAAAATAAAGTAGAAGCTTCTGAAAGTCTTGCTTCATTTACAAAAAAACTTTCGCTTGGAAGTCATTTTGAATGTCCTGTCTGCAAAACTGGCGAAGGCTTCAAAAATAAAATTGTTGCGAGAAATAAAAATCGAACTTACCGAAGATGCTCAAACTGCGGAATGATTTATATGTCCTGGACTTTGTCGGAATTTCAGACTGAATATAATCATGCGTATTTTTTTGAAGACTATAAAAAGCAATACGGAAAAACTTATCTTGATGATTTCGATTCAATAAAATCTGTCTGCTTAAGGCGGATTTCAATTATCGATTTTTTCTACAGACTTGCAAATAGAATTTCAAAAAACGTTCCTTCTGTCTTGGACATTGGATGTGCAATGGGACCTTTCCTTTCTGCGGCAAACGATTCTGGATGGCAAGTTTTTGGCGCGGACATTTCTCAAAGTGCGGTCGAGTATGTTCAGCAGACTTTAAATTTTCCGGCTAGCTGCGTAAGTTTTCCAGACGTGGATTTTGTTTCAGAATTCGGAATTGAAAAATTTGACGCGGTTACAATGTGGTACGTTATAGAACATTTTAAAAATCTTGATTCCGTGCTGAAAAAAATTTCTGAAATTGTAAAGGACGGCGGAATATTTGCGTTCAGCACTCCATCTGCTTCTGGAGTCAGCGGAAAATATTCTAGTGATGATTTCTATGAAAAAAGTCCTGCCGACCATTACACAATTTGGGAAATAAAATGCGCAAGAAAAATTTTGAAAAAATACGGTTTCAAAATTGTAAAAGTTGTTTCAACTGGAATTCATCCGGAACGTTTTCCGCTTGCAAAAAAAATGAAATGGACTTCAAATTCTTTGCCGATGAAATTTTTAGCTGACTTGTGCAAACTTTTTAAGCTAGGCGACACGTTCGAGGTTTACTGCAAAAAAATTAAATCCTAA
- the xseB gene encoding exodeoxyribonuclease VII small subunit, which produces MTNFEEKLKRLEELSASIKKSDISLEDALKDFEEGIKLAKSMEKSLDEMESKIQILMNNPDVSEEDEKSAQGKKQKSKTENAPVLGLFDESSEITGTRA; this is translated from the coding sequence ATGACAAACTTTGAAGAAAAACTAAAAAGACTCGAAGAGCTTTCAGCTTCCATAAAAAAAAGCGACATCAGCCTGGAAGATGCGCTCAAAGATTTTGAAGAAGGAATAAAGCTTGCAAAATCCATGGAAAAATCTCTTGATGAAATGGAAAGCAAAATTCAAATATTAATGAACAATCCTGATGTTTCAGAAGAAGATGAAAAATCCGCGCAAGGAAAAAAGCAAAAGTCAAAAACTGAAAACGCTCCTGTGCTCGGTCTTTTTGATGAATCTTCTGAAATCACAGGAACGAGAGCATGA
- a CDS encoding spiro-SPASM protein, producing MKNLVFLYIDENSAHAFEKVFSEKSAFERSLDWAADVPSLCGIVVACSEENKNTVETFASSFDKVKIKIVSKNFWNTAILIEEMFAQVSSFSADDVVYSSADRPFLDKELTNELLESHRKYISEYTFADGYPYGFTPEIINSGTLKILSTFASETHKELGELSVSNECIFNVMKADINSFEIESVIAPKDFRMLRFDFSCSQKRNFLACQRLYSNALKNKISFTAEKLSELAENCADVQQTLPAFYNIQISENCLANPFYNPYPEAFKNKFGFFPFEKENPNPKDMTLEKFNFLVEQISSFSEDAVIGLSAWGEPLLNKDFAEFVEIVLRHKNLSVLVETDGILVTEQLASKIFEISERAGKRKNGTDSVTWIVSIDSFSEDMYNKIFSNGNFNSAVNSILALNKFFPSSVYPQFTRMNENEDELEKFYRFWHSKDSPSGGKVIIQKYNDFCKLLPSRKPADLSPLERNVCWHLKRDMTILCTGEVPLCRQFLFSSIGNVFDEGVENIWKKHFDEVQNQLEKKYGEKCKDCDEYYTFNF from the coding sequence ATGAAGAATTTAGTTTTTTTATACATAGATGAAAATTCAGCTCATGCTTTTGAAAAAGTTTTTTCCGAAAAATCAGCTTTTGAACGAAGTCTTGACTGGGCGGCTGATGTTCCAAGTTTGTGCGGAATTGTTGTTGCCTGCTCGGAAGAAAATAAAAATACAGTGGAAACTTTTGCATCTTCGTTTGATAAAGTAAAAATAAAAATAGTTTCAAAAAATTTTTGGAATACTGCAATATTAATAGAAGAAATGTTTGCGCAGGTTTCTAGTTTTTCAGCGGACGATGTTGTTTATTCTTCGGCGGACAGACCGTTTCTTGATAAAGAGCTTACAAATGAACTTCTTGAAAGCCACAGAAAATATATTTCTGAATATACTTTTGCTGACGGTTATCCTTATGGATTTACGCCGGAAATTATAAATTCTGGAACATTAAAAATTCTTTCAACTTTTGCATCTGAAACTCACAAGGAGCTTGGAGAGTTGTCGGTTTCAAATGAATGCATTTTCAATGTTATGAAGGCTGACATAAATTCTTTTGAAATTGAATCCGTGATTGCGCCCAAAGATTTCAGAATGCTGCGTTTTGATTTTTCGTGTTCACAAAAAAGAAATTTTCTTGCCTGCCAGAGACTTTATTCGAATGCGCTGAAAAATAAAATTTCATTTACTGCTGAAAAACTTTCCGAGCTTGCTGAAAACTGCGCTGATGTTCAGCAGACTTTGCCGGCGTTTTACAATATTCAGATTTCAGAAAATTGCCTAGCAAATCCTTTTTACAATCCTTATCCAGAAGCTTTTAAAAATAAATTCGGATTTTTCCCATTTGAAAAAGAAAATCCAAATCCAAAGGATATGACTTTGGAAAAATTTAATTTTCTTGTTGAGCAGATTTCAAGCTTTTCAGAAGATGCCGTAATTGGCTTGAGCGCTTGGGGAGAACCTTTGCTTAATAAAGACTTTGCTGAATTTGTTGAAATTGTTTTGCGTCATAAAAATCTTTCCGTTCTTGTAGAAACAGATGGAATTTTAGTTACTGAGCAGCTTGCTTCAAAAATTTTTGAAATTTCAGAGCGAGCCGGAAAAAGAAAAAATGGAACTGATTCTGTAACTTGGATAGTTTCAATTGATTCTTTTAGCGAAGATATGTACAACAAAATTTTTTCAAATGGAAACTTTAATTCAGCTGTAAATTCAATTCTTGCTTTAAATAAATTTTTCCCATCTTCTGTTTATCCGCAGTTTACAAGAATGAATGAAAACGAAGATGAACTTGAAAAATTTTATCGTTTTTGGCACTCAAAAGATTCTCCTTCCGGCGGAAAAGTTATAATTCAAAAGTACAATGATTTTTGCAAACTCTTGCCTTCGAGAAAACCTGCCGATTTGTCTCCGCTTGAAAGAAATGTCTGCTGGCATTTAAAGCGCGACATGACAATTCTTTGCACAGGAGAAGTTCCGCTTTGCAGACAATTTTTGTTTTCTTCAATAGGAAACGTTTTTGATGAAGGTGTAGAGAATATCTGGAAAAAACATTTTGATGAAGTTCAAAATCAGCTTGAAAAAAAATATGGAGAAAAATGCAAGGACTGCGATGAATACTATACCTTCAATTTTTAA